The Glycine max cultivar Williams 82 chromosome 12, Glycine_max_v4.0, whole genome shotgun sequence genome window below encodes:
- the LOC100500080 gene encoding Stress-response A/B barrel domain-containing protein At5g22580-like, with protein sequence MGEFKHFVIVKFKEGVAVDELTKGMEKLVTEIGAVKSFEWGQDIESLDVLRQGFTHAFLMTFNKKEDFVAFQSHPNHVEFSTKFSAAIENIVLLDFPSTLVKAPA encoded by the exons ATGGGGGAATTCAAGCACTTTGTAATTGTTAAGTTCAAGGAAGGTGTGGCCGTTGACGAGCTCACAAAAGGGATGGAAAAGTTGGTCACGGAGATTGGTGCTGTCAAGTCCTTTGAATG GGGACAAGACATTGAAAGCCTAGATGTGTTGAGACAAGGTTTCACTCATGCATTCTTGATGACATTCAACAAGAAAGAAGACTTTGTTGCATTTCAGAGCCACCCAAATCATGTCGAGTTCTCGACAAAGTTTTCGGCAGCTATTGAGAATATTGTGCTACTGGATTTCCCATCTACTCTTGTGAAGGCCCCAGCATGA
- the LOC100816109 gene encoding ethylene-responsive transcription factor ERF024, translating to MDVKMNKVESESPYYNYSSSSPSSTSSQSQLSLAFACNPNFSPDHSSLHAETWKAGVLISHKRKAGRKKFRETRHPVYRGVRQRNGNRWVCEVREPNKKSRIWLGTYPTPEMAARAHDVAVLALKGTSALFNFPDSVSLLPVAKSSSAADVRVAASKVSTIFCPSYSSVTLSSSSPSNSRVKAKPCLIDDFVKTENNVDEAKSVFFDEEAFYNMPLLLDSMAEGLLITPPSMKRVFDWDQVDCEIDLTLWTD from the coding sequence ATggatgttaaaatgaacaaagtAGAGAGTGAATCTCCTTATTATAATTATTCCTCTTCATCACCATCATCCACTTCTTCTCAAAGCCAGCTCTCATTGGCATTTGCATGTAATCCAAATTTTTCACCGGACCATTCATCACTGCATGCCGAAACTTGGAAGGCAGGAGTGTTGATCTCTCACAAGAGGAAAGCGGGGAGAAAGAAGTTTCGGGAGACGCGTCACCCGGTGTACAGAGGGGTTCGGCAGAGGAACGGTAACAGGTGGGTGTGTGAAGTTCGTGAACCGAACAAGAAGTCAAGGATATGGCTCGGGACATACCCTACGCCAGAAATGGCAGCTAGGGCACATGACGTGGCTGTCCTAGCACTTAAGGGCACCTCTGCACTGTTCAATTTCCCTGATTCGGTTTCTCTTCTTCCGGTTGCAAAGTCATCTTCTGCTGCTGATGTAAGAGTTGCTGCTTCAAAAGTTTCAACGATTTTTTGCCCTTCTTATTCCTCAGTAACATTATCTAGTTCTTCACCATCTAATTCCCGGGTCAAGGCTAAGCCTTGTTTGATTGATGATTTTGTTAAGACTGAGAATAACGTTGATGAGGCCAAATCAGTGTTTTTTGATGAAGAGGCGTTCTATAATATGCCACTTTTGTTAGATAGTATGGCAGAGGGTCTTCTCATTACTCCACCGTCTATGAAGAGAGTATTTGATTGGGACCAGGTTGACTGTGAAATAGATCTCACTCTCTGGACAGATTAA